One window of the Rhodococcus sovatensis genome contains the following:
- the istA gene encoding IS21 family transposase, whose product MAFREISVNEIREVLRLWLGTPALPAPGSRKIAEHAGVDRKTVRRYVEAAQGGGLKRTDTAAAVNDDLIAAVVDAVRPDRPHGHGAAWEQLVPHEEQITKWVAGDGEQKPLTITKIEVLLARKGCVVPYRTLHRFATERCGFGRKNLTVRVVDGDPGIECQVDFGYLGMLTDPEDGRARKVHALIFTAVYSRHMFVWLTYSQTLVAVIAGCEAAWKFFGGVFAVLIPDNLKPVVNEADPITPRFTDGWLDYSNHVGFITDPARVRSPKDKPRVERTVQYVRGNFWAGERFTSLAQAQEAVVRWCASTAGMRIHGTTCARPLEVFEDFELPVLLPVPAVYDVPIFKDVKVHRDFHAEVARALYSLPQQWIGSTLSVRADTELVKFYHRGTLVKIHPRQPPGGRSTDRDDLPEHKTDYALRDVASLIAKCTSHGPNIGIYAERILDDPLPWTRIRSVYRLQGLVRRYGAERVEQACALSLDLDVVSVTKIASMLERATESTTPDLPKAVGQSSTRFSRDPTEFRSTATTSLSVVDGSTAPSEGRP is encoded by the coding sequence ATGGCTTTTCGGGAGATCAGTGTGAACGAAATCAGAGAAGTACTGCGGTTGTGGCTCGGGACGCCAGCATTGCCGGCTCCCGGTTCACGCAAGATCGCCGAGCATGCCGGGGTGGACCGTAAGACCGTCCGTCGGTACGTCGAGGCAGCCCAAGGAGGTGGCCTCAAGAGAACCGACACTGCCGCTGCGGTGAACGATGATCTCATCGCCGCGGTCGTCGATGCTGTCCGTCCCGACCGACCGCACGGTCACGGCGCGGCATGGGAGCAGCTCGTGCCCCATGAAGAGCAGATCACCAAGTGGGTGGCAGGCGATGGTGAACAGAAGCCGCTCACTATCACCAAAATCGAAGTGCTGCTTGCCCGTAAGGGCTGCGTGGTGCCGTATCGGACGTTGCACCGCTTCGCCACCGAGCGGTGCGGTTTCGGCCGCAAGAACCTGACGGTCCGCGTCGTCGACGGTGACCCGGGGATCGAATGCCAGGTCGACTTCGGCTACCTGGGGATGCTCACAGACCCCGAGGACGGTCGCGCTCGCAAGGTCCACGCCCTGATTTTCACCGCGGTCTACAGCCGGCACATGTTCGTGTGGTTGACGTACTCGCAGACGTTGGTGGCGGTGATCGCCGGCTGCGAAGCAGCGTGGAAGTTCTTCGGCGGAGTCTTCGCGGTCCTGATCCCGGACAACCTCAAACCCGTTGTCAACGAGGCGGACCCGATCACTCCGCGATTCACCGATGGCTGGCTCGACTACAGCAATCATGTCGGGTTCATTACCGATCCAGCGCGGGTCCGGTCGCCGAAGGACAAACCGAGGGTCGAACGCACCGTGCAATACGTGCGCGGTAACTTCTGGGCCGGTGAACGATTCACCAGCCTCGCGCAAGCGCAGGAGGCGGTGGTCCGCTGGTGCGCCAGCACCGCGGGCATGCGCATTCACGGCACGACCTGTGCACGGCCGCTGGAAGTGTTCGAGGACTTTGAACTGCCGGTATTGCTGCCGGTTCCGGCGGTCTACGACGTGCCGATCTTCAAGGACGTCAAGGTCCACCGCGATTTCCACGCCGAAGTCGCACGCGCGTTGTATTCGCTGCCGCAGCAGTGGATCGGATCGACCTTGTCGGTGCGCGCGGACACCGAACTGGTGAAGTTCTATCACCGCGGCACCCTGGTCAAGATTCACCCCCGTCAGCCTCCAGGTGGCCGCAGTACCGACCGCGACGATCTCCCCGAACACAAAACCGACTACGCCTTGCGCGATGTCGCCTCACTCATCGCGAAATGCACCTCACACGGGCCGAACATCGGCATCTACGCCGAACGAATACTCGATGACCCACTGCCGTGGACGAGGATCCGCAGTGTCTACCGACTTCAAGGACTGGTCCGCCGCTACGGAGCCGAACGGGTGGAACAGGCCTGCGCGCTTTCGCTCGATCTCGATGTCGTCTCCGTCACCAAGATCGCCTCGATGCTCGAGCGCGCCACCGAATCCACCACGCCGGATCTACCGAAAGCAGTCGGACAATCATCAACGCGGTTCTCCCGCGATCCAACCGAATTTCGTTCTACTGCAACCACTTCACTGTCCGTCGTAGACGGCAGCACCGCACCTTCGGAGGGACGCCCATGA
- the istB gene encoding IS21-like element helper ATPase IstB, translating to MTTTRTAGTTEPVGTDLVRLLKALKLGALADTLPERAALARQHKLSHIGFLEVLLADEVNRRDSRSAMLRATKAGLDPAMAFDSWNALDDLRYDRTLLGDLTSLRFLDAHQSAIILGPVGVGKTHLATALGHMAIRRRHSVLFARSDKLFTRLRAARLDNTVDAEIRRLTAIEVLIIDDFALRPLDATETSDFYELIVERHRKKTTIVTSNREPSEWLTMTADTLLAQSAIDRLTSAAHTLIIEGPSYRQRTRPGTVDENTDNTHPQ from the coding sequence ATGACCACCACTCGCACCGCAGGCACGACCGAACCGGTCGGCACCGACCTCGTCCGACTACTCAAAGCCCTCAAACTCGGCGCGCTCGCCGACACCTTGCCCGAACGCGCTGCTCTGGCCCGCCAACACAAGCTCAGTCACATCGGATTCCTCGAAGTACTCCTTGCCGACGAAGTGAATCGCCGCGACTCCCGTTCGGCGATGCTACGGGCGACCAAGGCGGGGCTCGATCCGGCGATGGCCTTCGATTCCTGGAACGCACTCGACGATCTCCGGTACGACCGGACACTGCTCGGCGATCTGACGTCACTGCGCTTTCTCGATGCCCACCAGTCCGCGATCATCCTCGGGCCGGTCGGGGTCGGCAAAACTCATCTGGCAACAGCATTGGGACACATGGCAATCCGAAGACGACACAGTGTGCTGTTCGCTCGATCGGACAAACTGTTCACCAGGCTACGAGCAGCGCGACTCGACAACACCGTCGACGCCGAAATCCGGCGACTGACCGCAATCGAAGTCCTGATCATCGACGACTTCGCGCTGCGACCACTCGACGCCACCGAGACCAGCGACTTCTACGAACTGATCGTCGAGCGCCACCGGAAGAAAACCACGATCGTCACCTCGAACCGCGAGCCATCAGAGTGGCTGACCATGACCGCCGACACCCTCCTCGCCCAGTCAGCCATCGACCGACTGACCTCCGCTGCGCACACCCTCATCATCGAAGGACCGTCCTACCGCCAACGCACCCGCCCCGGAACAGTTGACGAAAACACCGACAACACGCATCCTCAATAA
- a CDS encoding LLM class flavin-dependent oxidoreductase, whose product MSVPLSILDLAHIGEGESVRDSFDASVTLAQRAEKWGYRRIWYAEHHNMRTIASSATSVLIGHVAANTSTITLGSGGVMLPNHAPLTIAEQFGTLATLHPGRIDLGLGRAPGSDQQTMRAMRRDPASADRFPQDVQELQGYLSDESLVQGVVATPGSGTHVPLYILGSSLFGAQLAAALGLPFAFASHFAPDALEQAVAIYRADFRPSAQLDAPYVIAGVNVIAADTEAEAQRQFLATKRSRVSLLLGRGRTFTDDEADMLLDAPQGHQIRQMTKYSAVGTPSMVKDYLDRFTGHADADELIVASGSVDRESWLRSYELLADVSELAGLEGARTTA is encoded by the coding sequence GTGTCCGTACCCCTCTCCATTCTCGATCTAGCGCACATCGGCGAAGGCGAGAGCGTTCGGGACAGCTTCGATGCCAGCGTGACGCTCGCCCAGCGGGCCGAGAAGTGGGGCTACCGGCGCATTTGGTACGCCGAGCATCACAACATGCGCACCATCGCGTCGTCGGCGACCAGCGTTCTCATCGGCCACGTAGCGGCGAACACCAGCACGATCACTCTCGGATCCGGTGGGGTCATGCTGCCCAACCACGCCCCGTTGACCATTGCGGAACAGTTCGGAACTCTTGCGACCCTCCACCCGGGGCGCATCGATCTCGGGCTCGGACGAGCGCCGGGAAGCGACCAGCAAACGATGCGTGCGATGCGCCGTGACCCGGCCTCGGCCGATCGATTCCCGCAGGACGTTCAGGAGCTACAGGGCTATCTTTCGGACGAGTCGCTGGTGCAGGGCGTAGTGGCGACGCCTGGATCCGGCACCCATGTCCCCCTGTACATTCTCGGATCATCGCTGTTCGGTGCCCAGTTGGCGGCCGCGCTCGGACTACCGTTCGCGTTCGCGTCGCACTTCGCGCCTGATGCGCTGGAGCAGGCGGTGGCGATCTACCGCGCCGATTTCCGCCCGTCCGCCCAGCTGGACGCGCCCTATGTGATCGCCGGAGTCAACGTGATCGCAGCCGATACCGAAGCCGAGGCACAACGGCAGTTCCTTGCGACCAAGCGAAGCCGCGTGAGTCTCCTGCTCGGTCGCGGTCGCACATTCACCGACGACGAGGCCGACATGCTGCTCGATGCACCCCAAGGCCATCAGATACGGCAGATGACGAAGTACTCGGCTGTCGGCACACCCTCGATGGTCAAGGACTACCTGGACCGGTTCACCGGCCATGCAGACGCCGACGAACTCATCGTCGCATCGGGGTCCGTGGATCGCGAATCCTGGCTGCGGTCCTACGAATTGCTCGCCGATGTGAGCGAATTGGCCGGCTTGGAAGGAGCACGCACCACAGCCTGA
- the eccD gene encoding type VII secretion integral membrane protein EccD yields MTGDLSQAVDRRGLHSRNDGAAVRGDDAPSRSDAGHRGTAPLDLCRLTVLGESVQVDMALPTDVPISLLLPGIVDVLDSRGPSAATDRQGRSWVLSKVGMPPIAGTLTLNEASIRDGELLVLGAADAPAPPPLFDDLMYAVAATGSEAAGLWTARTAQRVGFAVGAIAIVLACLSLLRPVLDVGDTGSGNASSPADVEAGIGAAVAAVLFVVAGAIVGRFYRDDRTGVVLSGCALPLMFTSGIRFVPGEFGAPHLLLGGALVGASAILALRLGNHGTALFTASASAAGLVCGASALTLFVELPLATVGAGTAVIALAGLAIAPRISMMQARLPLPPVPTAGAPLDENDEEDQPSAADLAHLARRARSYLTGLVCAACAAAATGALLAALGSGSVDRIYWPGVSLALATALILVLRGRTFAEVHHAVPLVAGGSTIVLVLTSSVVFAVRDQSLAIFTACVFLALAALFFGSFIPVREYSPVLRRAAELVEYAAIAVVIPVACWVCGLYSAMRAL; encoded by the coding sequence ATGACGGGGGACCTTTCGCAGGCTGTGGATCGACGCGGGCTGCATTCGCGCAACGACGGCGCGGCAGTTCGTGGCGACGACGCACCGAGTCGTAGTGACGCCGGACACCGAGGCACAGCCCCACTGGACCTGTGCAGGCTCACGGTTCTCGGCGAGTCCGTGCAGGTCGATATGGCATTGCCCACCGATGTCCCGATTTCCTTGCTGTTGCCCGGCATCGTGGACGTGCTCGATTCGCGTGGCCCGTCTGCGGCCACCGACCGGCAGGGCCGATCCTGGGTGCTGTCGAAGGTGGGTATGCCGCCGATCGCCGGCACGCTGACGTTGAACGAGGCGTCCATCCGCGATGGTGAACTGCTCGTTCTCGGTGCGGCCGACGCACCGGCGCCACCGCCGTTGTTCGACGACCTGATGTATGCGGTTGCTGCCACCGGCAGCGAGGCTGCGGGATTGTGGACGGCACGAACTGCCCAGCGAGTCGGCTTCGCAGTGGGCGCAATTGCGATCGTGCTCGCGTGCCTTTCGCTGCTCCGACCAGTTCTGGACGTCGGTGACACTGGCTCCGGCAACGCATCATCGCCCGCTGATGTCGAAGCGGGCATCGGCGCCGCGGTGGCAGCTGTGCTCTTCGTCGTCGCCGGTGCGATAGTCGGACGGTTCTACCGGGACGACCGCACCGGTGTCGTCCTGTCGGGGTGCGCCCTCCCACTGATGTTCACCTCCGGGATTCGTTTCGTACCGGGTGAATTCGGCGCACCCCATCTTCTTCTGGGCGGCGCTCTCGTCGGTGCGTCGGCCATCCTCGCGCTACGCTTGGGAAACCACGGCACGGCGTTGTTCACTGCATCGGCGTCCGCCGCTGGACTGGTCTGCGGCGCATCCGCGCTCACGCTGTTCGTCGAATTGCCACTCGCCACCGTGGGCGCAGGAACAGCGGTGATCGCGTTGGCAGGTCTCGCGATCGCACCACGTATCTCGATGATGCAGGCGAGGCTCCCGCTGCCTCCTGTACCGACCGCGGGCGCCCCGCTCGACGAGAACGACGAGGAGGACCAACCGTCTGCCGCCGATCTGGCGCATCTCGCGCGCCGCGCCCGGAGCTACCTCACCGGCCTCGTGTGCGCAGCGTGCGCCGCCGCGGCCACGGGCGCCCTTCTCGCCGCACTGGGATCAGGTTCTGTAGATCGAATCTATTGGCCAGGAGTTTCACTGGCGCTCGCGACCGCACTGATACTCGTACTCCGCGGACGAACGTTCGCCGAAGTTCACCACGCCGTCCCCCTCGTCGCCGGAGGTTCGACGATCGTTCTCGTCCTGACCTCCTCTGTGGTGTTCGCCGTACGTGACCAATCGCTCGCAATATTCACGGCATGCGTCTTTCTCGCCCTGGCCGCACTGTTCTTCGGATCGTTCATCCCAGTCAGGGAGTACTCGCCAGTGTTGCGACGGGCAGCAGAGCTCGTCGAGTACGCGGCGATTGCGGTCGTGATCCCGGTGGCCTGCTGGGTGTGCGGCCTGTACTCGGCGATGCGGGCCCTGTGA
- the mycP gene encoding type VII secretion-associated serine protease mycosin, translating into MYRALFVVGTAGLLGTSTLGAGFAAADRPVIDPALLPGPAPAAPPEPTEQRNACVPVSAVPDGTTVPDEIGTLDFGAVWPITRGAGQLVAVIDTGVSPHPRLPGLRPGGDYVHTGDGLSDCDAHGTLVAGLIAATREPGSGFSGGAPEAQIVSIRQSSNAFQRERRAGEEEDDSSVENASGYGNVMTMAMAVRTAADLGATVINISEVACVPGGTGVADGPLGAAIDYAARVKDIVVVAAAGNTGGAGGSACSSQNPSPDPADPFADQWNRIATVATPAWFDDQVLTVGSVDSSGAPAAFTLAGPWVDVAAPGTSMTSLSPTGTGLVNGTMDNQGNIAPIQGTSFSAPLVAAIAALVRAHRPELDAAQVIERIEATAHAPAEGWNPFVGHGVVDPLAAVTGQVDGIRGAAPAEAIDIPMPTEPVPPDTRPRSVALVGAAAVGVVLVLGLGISIPLRNRLQPHSAGSVVASGSGPTPS; encoded by the coding sequence CTGTATCGCGCACTGTTCGTCGTCGGTACCGCAGGACTTCTCGGAACGTCGACGCTCGGTGCGGGATTCGCCGCCGCGGATCGGCCCGTCATCGACCCAGCTTTGCTGCCCGGTCCCGCCCCGGCCGCTCCGCCGGAACCCACCGAGCAACGAAACGCCTGCGTGCCGGTGTCGGCGGTGCCCGACGGCACGACTGTCCCCGACGAGATCGGAACCTTGGATTTCGGCGCGGTATGGCCTATCACCCGAGGCGCCGGCCAGCTTGTCGCCGTGATCGACACCGGTGTGTCCCCGCACCCCCGATTGCCCGGACTGCGCCCGGGCGGCGACTACGTCCACACCGGAGATGGCCTGTCGGACTGCGACGCGCACGGCACCCTGGTGGCAGGACTCATCGCAGCGACCCGTGAGCCGGGCAGCGGCTTCTCCGGCGGCGCCCCCGAAGCCCAGATAGTCTCGATAAGACAGTCCAGCAATGCCTTTCAGCGTGAGCGACGAGCAGGCGAGGAGGAAGACGATTCGTCGGTCGAGAATGCATCCGGGTACGGCAATGTGATGACGATGGCCATGGCCGTTCGAACTGCGGCCGACCTCGGCGCTACGGTGATCAACATTTCCGAGGTGGCGTGTGTCCCCGGCGGCACCGGTGTCGCGGACGGACCGCTCGGCGCTGCGATCGACTACGCAGCCCGAGTGAAGGATATCGTGGTCGTCGCCGCAGCCGGGAACACCGGCGGCGCAGGCGGATCTGCTTGCTCTAGCCAGAACCCTTCACCGGACCCCGCCGACCCCTTTGCCGACCAGTGGAATCGCATCGCGACCGTCGCCACTCCGGCCTGGTTCGACGACCAGGTACTCACCGTCGGGTCGGTCGATTCCAGCGGCGCCCCAGCAGCTTTCACGCTGGCCGGACCATGGGTCGACGTTGCGGCTCCCGGCACTTCGATGACGTCGCTGTCACCGACCGGCACAGGACTCGTAAACGGCACCATGGACAACCAGGGAAACATCGCCCCCATTCAGGGCACCAGCTTTTCGGCGCCGCTTGTTGCGGCAATTGCAGCGCTCGTCCGCGCCCACCGGCCCGAACTCGATGCAGCCCAGGTCATCGAACGAATCGAAGCGACGGCACACGCACCGGCTGAGGGATGGAACCCGTTCGTCGGTCACGGAGTCGTCGATCCATTGGCCGCTGTTACCGGTCAAGTCGACGGCATACGAGGCGCAGCCCCGGCAGAGGCAATCGACATCCCCATGCCGACCGAACCGGTCCCACCGGACACGAGACCGCGCTCCGTCGCCCTTGTCGGTGCCGCCGCCGTCGGTGTGGTTCTCGTACTCGGTCTCGGCATATCGATTCCCCTTCGAAACAGGCTGCAACCTCACTCCGCGGGAAGTGTCGTCGCATCCGGGTCGGGTCCGACGCCATCATGA
- the eccB gene encoding type VII secretion protein EccB encodes MAATPTTKWQVGGYRFLVRRMEHALVRRDVRMLHDPMRSQLRALAVGLVVACLGLAGCAALALLRPQDKIGDASIIVGKDSGAMFVRLDDVVHPVLNLASARLIVGQAENPTIVKESELAGKRRGSLVGIPGAPSSLPYDADGAAVGWSVCDTLGSTGAVAGTSVMAGEPYYDDGNAPLGDTDAFLWRTPDGVFLVYGGVRARIDLTDRSVVRALGLEGHTPTDVSSALVNAVPMVPAIVPPVVPLAGQLPAYEIAGKTIGSVVKVSGVDVRYYVVLAEGIQSITEATAQLIKFADSQGSPEIDSLNPDVLRRAPTVDELAVGTFPATRPTIVDSGAEPVACVSWLPQAAPDGGPTARVVTSTGRTLPLEESAHPVGLAQADGSGPAADEVYLAPGSGGFVQTTGMSPTSLRRDAYFYVADTGVRFGVADGDAAQALGFGAAAPAPWQIVELLGVGPTLSRAAALTAHDGVGPDPDATTLPAE; translated from the coding sequence GTGGCGGCGACGCCGACAACCAAGTGGCAGGTCGGCGGGTACCGATTTCTTGTCCGACGGATGGAACATGCACTGGTCCGTCGTGATGTGCGGATGTTGCACGACCCCATGCGCTCGCAGCTCCGGGCGCTGGCTGTGGGTTTGGTGGTTGCGTGCCTGGGACTCGCAGGTTGTGCGGCCCTGGCGCTACTTCGCCCACAGGACAAGATCGGCGACGCGTCGATCATCGTCGGTAAGGATTCGGGTGCGATGTTCGTCCGGTTGGACGACGTCGTACATCCGGTTCTCAATCTGGCATCAGCGCGGTTGATCGTCGGTCAGGCGGAGAATCCGACCATAGTGAAGGAGTCGGAACTGGCAGGCAAGCGACGTGGGTCGCTGGTCGGAATACCCGGTGCGCCTTCGTCTCTGCCCTACGATGCCGACGGAGCGGCGGTCGGCTGGAGTGTGTGCGACACACTCGGGAGCACAGGGGCGGTGGCAGGCACGTCGGTGATGGCCGGTGAGCCGTACTACGACGACGGCAATGCGCCACTCGGCGACACCGACGCGTTTCTGTGGCGAACGCCCGACGGGGTCTTCTTGGTCTACGGGGGCGTTCGCGCGCGGATCGATCTGACCGATCGTTCGGTGGTTCGTGCTCTGGGGTTGGAGGGGCACACGCCAACAGATGTGAGCTCGGCGCTGGTGAATGCGGTCCCGATGGTTCCGGCGATCGTCCCGCCCGTTGTTCCACTGGCGGGGCAGCTACCTGCCTACGAGATCGCGGGCAAGACGATCGGGTCCGTGGTGAAAGTGTCTGGGGTCGACGTCCGGTACTACGTGGTGTTGGCAGAGGGCATCCAGTCGATCACCGAGGCTACCGCGCAACTGATCAAGTTCGCCGATTCGCAGGGGAGCCCGGAGATCGATTCCCTCAATCCGGATGTTCTGCGTCGGGCACCGACCGTCGACGAGCTTGCCGTCGGTACCTTTCCGGCGACTCGACCGACGATCGTCGACAGTGGCGCCGAGCCGGTTGCATGTGTGTCCTGGCTTCCGCAGGCAGCCCCCGATGGTGGACCCACCGCGCGTGTCGTCACATCGACAGGTCGCACCTTGCCGTTGGAGGAGTCGGCGCATCCGGTCGGACTTGCGCAGGCCGACGGGAGCGGTCCCGCGGCGGACGAGGTCTACCTCGCTCCCGGTAGTGGCGGTTTCGTTCAGACGACGGGAATGTCACCGACGAGTCTGCGGCGCGACGCCTACTTCTATGTGGCGGACACCGGTGTTCGGTTCGGTGTCGCGGACGGTGACGCGGCACAGGCATTGGGCTTCGGAGCTGCGGCTCCGGCTCCATGGCAGATCGTCGAATTACTCGGTGTCGGACCGACGTTGAGTCGCGCAGCAGCGTTGACTGCTCATGATGGCGTCGGACCCGACCCGGATGCGACGACACTTCCCGCGGAGTGA
- the eccE gene encoding type VII secretion protein EccE: MAVLLGRHSRHNFGLRLPTLRRALGVEVVAVLICALALATHIPVQTALMVGIPLAVLPFVVFSGRTLLDWAITAFEYATGSVPPTGVTSDYTDPDGTTLGVHRLDSHVSSVLELRPSPGATTRLGRSGATSDCSLDLSMLSHSLVQHDISLSGITVVSYGARTASGSPATDVYEHLIGPLPAVASRTVWVTVTLDVRTNHHAVEARGGGHLGVHRTVSIATQRVARALQAHGVESRILTRHEIRSAASDMCRGVSLDALTENWRSAPLPGAIRTGFGFDCRALDDRALADIWAVPALASSVVMRLSPTATTDHVALSGSCGFVTRTIAPSPALADSVSMRGRQREALLTSLPLAITAPNRGDPVRDIPTAQVAAVRIPTSGCGQLLGSDSSGHGVAVRIHGPDLSSVHVAGELYLAQQLVFRAIATGARILVRTDRPHAWGPLVDSVATPDRLRIEGGGHRTGTRTDLIVHDFSSEVDTPAPFRHDRVTVLTLTELSPRTPMSDPDVSIVQPGAVGDRIRLRTQRSETELVLVTIPQETAFIGRPRSLRQAIGSY; encoded by the coding sequence ATGGCTGTGCTGCTCGGCCGTCACAGCCGTCACAACTTCGGGCTTCGCCTGCCGACGCTGAGGCGTGCGCTCGGTGTCGAGGTCGTCGCCGTCCTGATCTGCGCCCTCGCGCTTGCGACACACATACCTGTGCAGACCGCCCTGATGGTCGGCATTCCACTCGCAGTACTCCCGTTCGTCGTATTCTCGGGCCGCACGTTGCTGGACTGGGCTATCACCGCATTCGAGTACGCCACCGGATCTGTTCCCCCAACCGGGGTCACCTCCGATTACACCGATCCCGACGGCACGACGCTGGGTGTGCACCGACTCGACAGTCATGTCTCGAGCGTCCTCGAACTCCGACCCTCCCCAGGAGCGACCACCCGGCTCGGACGCTCCGGGGCCACCTCGGATTGCTCGCTCGACCTGTCGATGTTGTCGCACTCCCTTGTCCAACATGACATCTCACTGAGCGGCATCACGGTCGTCTCGTACGGTGCGCGTACGGCATCCGGGTCGCCCGCGACCGATGTATACGAGCATCTGATCGGCCCGTTGCCTGCGGTGGCGTCGAGGACCGTGTGGGTGACCGTGACCCTCGACGTTCGCACCAATCATCACGCCGTGGAGGCACGCGGCGGCGGGCACCTCGGAGTGCACCGAACTGTATCGATAGCCACGCAACGCGTTGCACGAGCGCTGCAGGCACACGGCGTCGAGTCACGGATACTCACCCGCCACGAGATCCGATCTGCCGCATCGGACATGTGCCGAGGTGTCTCGCTCGATGCACTCACGGAGAACTGGCGCTCGGCGCCCCTTCCCGGAGCCATCCGTACCGGCTTCGGATTCGATTGCCGCGCGTTGGACGACCGTGCGCTCGCCGATATCTGGGCGGTGCCGGCATTGGCCTCATCCGTAGTGATGCGTCTGTCGCCCACTGCCACAACCGATCACGTCGCACTGAGTGGATCGTGCGGCTTTGTCACCCGAACAATCGCGCCGTCACCTGCACTTGCCGACTCGGTCTCGATGAGGGGTAGGCAGCGCGAAGCTCTGCTGACATCGTTGCCACTGGCGATCACTGCGCCGAACCGTGGCGATCCGGTTCGCGACATCCCCACTGCCCAAGTCGCCGCGGTACGGATTCCCACGTCCGGATGTGGGCAGCTTCTCGGTTCAGACTCCTCAGGTCACGGTGTCGCCGTACGAATCCACGGCCCGGATCTCTCGTCGGTTCATGTCGCAGGCGAGCTGTACCTCGCCCAGCAGCTGGTGTTCAGAGCCATCGCCACAGGCGCCCGGATACTCGTTCGCACCGACCGACCCCATGCCTGGGGGCCTCTCGTCGACTCGGTGGCGACGCCTGACCGACTTCGGATCGAAGGAGGCGGACACCGCACGGGGACGAGAACCGACCTGATCGTTCACGACTTCTCCAGTGAAGTCGACACGCCGGCTCCGTTTCGACACGACCGCGTCACCGTGCTCACGTTGACCGAACTCAGCCCTCGTACGCCGATGTCGGATCCCGACGTGTCCATTGTTCAGCCAGGCGCTGTGGGAGACCGAATTCGTCTCCGCACCCAGCGTTCCGAGACGGAATTGGTGCTCGTCACGATCCCTCAGGAAACAGCGTTCATCGGACGGCCCCGAAGCCTTCGGCAGGCCATCGGTTCCTACTGA
- a CDS encoding NAD(P)H-dependent oxidoreductase, which produces MTTSPIELAVVVGSVRPGRLGPTVAEWFLRIVAERPEFVANTIDLIDLNLPADLSPSPGADTLAAGISSADAVVLVTPEYNHGYPGSLKNALDIVKYEWRGKPVGFVSYGGLYGGARAVEQLRQVAAELHMVSVRDSVGFPRARKTFGPDPVVVDGPAADSAARMLDQLHWWATAATTQRALRSYPGQ; this is translated from the coding sequence GTGACCACCTCGCCGATCGAACTCGCTGTCGTCGTCGGAAGCGTCAGGCCAGGAAGGCTCGGGCCGACGGTTGCGGAGTGGTTCTTGCGTATCGTCGCCGAACGGCCCGAGTTCGTGGCGAACACGATCGATCTGATCGACCTGAACCTGCCCGCCGATCTGTCGCCCTCGCCCGGTGCGGACACGTTGGCGGCCGGGATCTCCTCCGCTGACGCAGTCGTGCTTGTGACGCCGGAGTACAACCACGGCTACCCAGGTTCGTTGAAGAACGCACTCGACATCGTGAAGTACGAGTGGCGTGGGAAGCCGGTCGGATTCGTCTCGTACGGTGGTCTTTACGGGGGTGCGCGAGCGGTCGAACAGCTGCGACAGGTCGCTGCGGAGTTGCACATGGTCTCGGTTCGCGACAGCGTCGGATTCCCTCGCGCGCGAAAGACGTTCGGGCCGGACCCCGTGGTGGTCGACGGGCCTGCCGCGGATTCGGCTGCTCGAATGCTCGACCAATTGCACTGGTGGGCAACTGCAGCAACGACGCAGCGGGCATTGCGGTCGTACCCGGGTCAGTAG